The following are encoded together in the Nodosilinea sp. PGN35 genome:
- a CDS encoding mechanosensitive ion channel family protein has translation MLLVLILVVPGARLQAQDEASPEETPALPALPASPAAAPDRADDGVFFADVLVRGQPVFQVGSLAGLSASDRAAIINRRIAGLLSQVQDLGTVTVQPDDSRQIALLTVNNRVLMTVTQQDADDFGLTVAALAQQWADRLNQVLAQPNLAIDVLQRLDSTTRQLVDDTIVLLPSLLGAIVLVGLTWMVAKGVRRLGLLWAEQTEGDRSTEILIGRLCYGGVWVVGSIVALGILGLDFAALLGTLGLTSVAIGFSLRDVLSNYISGVILLAARPFRIGDQVVIGNYEGTVVQIQLRATTMRTYDGRLVYIPNQQVFQKSVVNNTDSPARRSDVVVGIDYDADINVARQVIVEAVTSVKGVESEPPPLILVQDLAPSTVKLEVRFWVNSRRQSFLQVTSEASQAIKERLQEAGIEMPTEIHTLMFREGAKVAVNAIAPEEGDQQERG, from the coding sequence ATGCTCCTGGTTCTTATCCTCGTTGTTCCGGGCGCTCGGCTTCAGGCTCAAGACGAGGCCAGCCCTGAGGAAACTCCCGCTTTACCGGCCTTGCCTGCATCCCCAGCAGCGGCCCCCGATCGCGCCGACGATGGGGTGTTTTTTGCCGATGTGCTGGTGCGGGGCCAGCCGGTGTTTCAGGTGGGCAGTCTGGCGGGTCTCAGCGCCAGCGATCGCGCCGCCATCATCAACCGCCGCATTGCCGGACTGCTGAGCCAGGTGCAGGATCTCGGTACCGTCACCGTGCAGCCGGACGACAGCCGTCAGATCGCGCTGCTGACGGTCAACAACCGGGTGCTGATGACCGTCACCCAGCAGGATGCGGACGATTTTGGCCTCACCGTGGCGGCCCTGGCCCAGCAGTGGGCCGATCGCCTCAACCAGGTGCTGGCCCAGCCCAACCTGGCCATTGACGTTTTGCAGCGGCTAGACAGCACGACCCGCCAGCTGGTGGACGACACCATTGTGCTGCTGCCGTCGCTGCTGGGGGCGATCGTGCTGGTGGGCCTGACCTGGATGGTGGCCAAGGGGGTGCGGCGGCTGGGGCTGCTGTGGGCCGAGCAGACCGAGGGCGATCGCAGTACCGAAATTCTCATCGGTCGCCTGTGCTACGGCGGTGTGTGGGTGGTGGGCAGCATTGTCGCCCTGGGGATTTTGGGCCTCGACTTTGCCGCCCTGCTGGGCACCCTGGGGCTGACCAGCGTGGCGATCGGCTTTAGCCTGCGCGACGTGCTCAGCAACTACATTTCTGGGGTAATTTTGCTGGCGGCCCGCCCCTTTCGCATCGGCGACCAGGTGGTAATTGGCAACTACGAAGGCACCGTGGTGCAAATTCAGCTGCGGGCCACCACCATGCGCACCTACGACGGGCGACTGGTGTACATCCCCAACCAACAGGTGTTTCAAAAGAGTGTGGTCAACAATACCGACTCTCCGGCGCGGCGCAGCGATGTTGTGGTCGGTATTGACTACGATGCTGATATCAACGTTGCCCGCCAGGTCATTGTTGAGGCGGTTACGTCGGTTAAAGGGGTTGAATCAGAGCCGCCGCCGCTGATTTTGGTGCAAGACCTGGCCCCCAGCACCGTGAAGCTGGAGGTGCGGTTTTGGGTCAATTCTCGCCGTCAGTCGTTTTTACAGGTGACTTCGGAGGCTTCTCAGGCGATCAAAGAGAGGCTGCAAGAGGCGGGGATCGAAATGCCCACGGAGATCCACACGCTGATGTTCCGCGAGGGGGCCAAGGTGGCGGTGAATGCGATCGCCCCCGAGGAGGGAGATCAGCAGGAGCGAGGATGA
- a CDS encoding BrnT family toxin codes for MQFEWDERKNAANIAKHGFDFADADRIFNAPLLVDPDKRTDYGEDRWIGIGLLDGRVIVVVFTEPADNTIRVISLRKALSHERRRYEQYLQNRLG; via the coding sequence ATGCAGTTTGAGTGGGATGAGCGGAAAAATGCAGCTAATATCGCCAAGCATGGCTTTGACTTTGCCGATGCCGATCGCATCTTCAACGCGCCACTGCTGGTTGACCCAGACAAACGGACTGATTACGGTGAAGATCGATGGATTGGCATTGGGCTGCTAGACGGTCGCGTTATCGTTGTTGTATTCACAGAGCCAGCTGACAATACCATTCGCGTCATTTCTCTGAGAAAGGCACTCTCCCATGAACGAAGGCGCTACGAACAATACCTCCAAAACCGACTGGGCTAG
- the rsgA gene encoding ribosome small subunit-dependent GTPase A encodes MNVTELGGWSTTCDRAFAPWAEAGFEAGRVALEHRGAYQLLTPTGELSAGVTGQFCHQAEGEQAFPAVGDWVAFHRGDPATIHAVLPRQSEFVRKAAGGKTEGQVVAANLDTVFLVMGLDGDFNLRRIERYLVAAWESRATPVIVLNKADTCPNLDDLLDQVESIAFGVPVHAVSAATGAGLEQLAPYLGPGQTVALIGSSGVGKSTLTNHFLGGQYQATQAVREDDSRGRHTTTGRHLLPLPSGALLIDTPGMRELQLWTTSEGLEATFADIEELAEDCRFRDCRHQGEPGCAVEEAIAAGDLSQHRLHSYHKLQREQQRIDQRQDARTASNSKRRWKTIHKAMRNHTKG; translated from the coding sequence TTGAACGTAACTGAATTGGGCGGGTGGAGCACCACCTGCGATCGCGCCTTTGCTCCCTGGGCAGAGGCAGGTTTTGAGGCGGGTCGAGTGGCGCTGGAGCACCGGGGCGCTTACCAACTCTTGACCCCAACGGGCGAACTCTCGGCAGGAGTGACCGGGCAATTTTGCCATCAGGCCGAGGGTGAGCAAGCGTTTCCAGCCGTGGGCGACTGGGTGGCGTTCCATCGCGGCGACCCGGCTACCATTCATGCAGTGCTGCCCCGCCAGAGCGAGTTTGTGCGCAAGGCGGCGGGCGGCAAAACCGAGGGGCAGGTGGTGGCGGCCAACCTCGACACGGTGTTTTTGGTAATGGGTCTCGACGGCGACTTTAACCTGCGCCGCATCGAGCGCTACCTGGTGGCCGCCTGGGAGAGCCGGGCTACCCCGGTGATCGTGTTGAATAAGGCCGATACCTGTCCCAACTTGGATGACCTGTTGGATCAGGTTGAGTCCATTGCCTTTGGCGTGCCGGTTCATGCCGTCAGCGCCGCCACGGGAGCAGGGCTAGAGCAGCTCGCACCCTACCTGGGGCCGGGGCAAACCGTGGCGCTGATTGGCTCCTCGGGGGTGGGTAAGTCGACGCTGACGAACCACTTTCTCGGTGGCCAATACCAGGCGACCCAGGCGGTGCGCGAGGATGACAGCCGGGGGCGGCACACCACCACCGGGCGGCACCTGCTGCCCCTGCCCTCAGGGGCGCTGCTGATCGACACGCCGGGCATGCGCGAGCTACAGCTCTGGACGACCAGCGAGGGGCTAGAGGCGACCTTTGCCGACATTGAGGAACTGGCAGAGGACTGTCGGTTTCGCGACTGTCGGCACCAGGGGGAGCCGGGCTGTGCGGTGGAAGAGGCGATCGCAGCGGGCGATCTGAGCCAGCATCGCCTGCACAGCTACCACAAACTCCAGCGCGAGCAGCAGCGGATCGACCAGCGCCAAGATGCCCGCACCGCGAGCAACAGCAAGCGCCGCTGGAAGACGATCCACAAGGCGATGCGAAATCATACCAAGGGGTAG
- a CDS encoding GntP family permease yields the protein MSTFSLLFIAVLGIALLLFLVIVLRLQAFLALLLVSLFVAVIGGIPPAEIAGVIQTGMGNTLGYIAIVIGLGAMFGEMLQVSGGAEQIANSLVKKFGQDKAQWALGLAGLVIAIPVFFDVALILSIPLVYSLGRRTGRSLLYYAIPLVAGIAVGHSFIPPTPGPVAVASLIGADLGWVILMGVVAGIPAMAIGGVYFGKYIAGKIHLDVPAEMEEAAPPPQGTPLKDLPSFTMVITLVAVPLVLILLNTVLGVVLPEGNPVRDWMAFIGHPFTALALVTLLSFYFLGTLRGYTRNDIQRVASKSFEPIGLIILVTGAGGVFGRTLIETGVGEALAGAMAASNLPIILLAFLIATVVRVSQGSATVSMVTAAGLVAPAVETANYSAPLIAAIVIAIASGATVLSHVNDSGFWLVGKFLGMSEKQTLQSWTVMETIIGGVGLVVMLIVGFFL from the coding sequence ATGTCTACTTTTTCACTGTTGTTCATCGCGGTCTTGGGCATTGCCCTGCTGCTTTTCTTGGTGATTGTGCTGCGGTTGCAGGCGTTCTTAGCCCTGCTGCTGGTGAGCCTTTTTGTCGCCGTCATTGGCGGCATTCCCCCAGCGGAAATTGCCGGGGTGATTCAGACGGGGATGGGCAATACCCTGGGCTACATCGCCATTGTGATTGGCCTGGGGGCGATGTTTGGCGAAATGCTTCAGGTCTCAGGCGGGGCCGAACAGATCGCCAACTCCCTGGTGAAGAAGTTTGGGCAAGACAAGGCCCAGTGGGCTTTGGGCCTGGCCGGTCTGGTGATCGCCATTCCGGTGTTTTTTGATGTAGCGTTGATTCTGTCGATTCCACTGGTGTACAGCCTGGGGCGGCGCACGGGGCGATCGCTGCTGTACTACGCCATTCCCCTGGTGGCGGGTATTGCGGTGGGCCACTCGTTCATTCCGCCGACGCCGGGGCCGGTGGCGGTGGCCTCGCTGATTGGGGCCGACCTGGGCTGGGTGATTTTGATGGGGGTAGTGGCCGGGATTCCGGCGATGGCCATTGGCGGTGTCTACTTTGGCAAATATATCGCGGGCAAAATTCACCTCGACGTGCCCGCTGAGATGGAAGAGGCCGCCCCGCCGCCCCAGGGCACCCCGCTCAAAGACCTGCCCAGCTTCACTATGGTGATCACCCTGGTGGCGGTGCCCCTGGTGCTGATTTTGCTCAACACCGTGCTGGGGGTGGTGCTGCCTGAGGGCAACCCGGTGCGCGACTGGATGGCGTTCATCGGTCACCCCTTCACCGCCCTGGCCCTGGTGACGCTGCTATCGTTCTACTTTTTGGGCACTCTGCGGGGCTACACCCGCAACGACATTCAGCGCGTGGCCTCCAAGTCCTTTGAGCCGATTGGTCTGATTATTCTGGTCACTGGGGCAGGCGGCGTGTTTGGCCGCACCCTGATCGAAACCGGGGTGGGCGAAGCTCTGGCCGGGGCTATGGCCGCCTCGAACCTGCCGATCATTCTGCTGGCGTTTTTGATTGCTACGGTGGTGCGGGTGAGTCAGGGCTCGGCTACGGTGTCGATGGTGACGGCGGCGGGCCTGGTGGCCCCGGCGGTGGAGACGGCCAACTATTCGGCTCCGCTGATTGCGGCGATTGTGATTGCGATCGCCTCTGGTGCTACAGTCCTCTCCCACGTCAACGACTCGGGCTTTTGGCTGGTGGGCAAATTCCTGGGCATGAGCGAGAAGCAAACCCTCCAGTCGTGGACGGTGATGGAGACTATCATCGGCGGCGTGGGCCTGGTGGTGATGCTGATTGTGGGGTTCTTTCTGTAA
- a CDS encoding toll/interleukin-1 receptor domain-containing protein translates to MPEQTFDVFLAHNSKDKPLIQQIYKKLRERGIKPWLDTERIAPGDSLLEKIQEAIIQSKTAAICIGSTGVGKWQSLEAQTFIGLCIQQGVKVIPVLLPSVKSVPNELFILQNFRFVQFEENLDDEQDFDLLEWGITGVKRESLASLPLDVSNSEDQASSLDLLQQCDPTKILFIKNVKDPSGRWAYLIDGVLPSKTPIFELMWRPNGRGIDRPKAGDLMLLHQQAKVTHLVEFLDEDIRKTDVGNFRLVKVIWMPKHKDWHLLPHQKEILGFDPKYRDGNTHSFRSPNFIRFNQAWKELKDFQYNLLEHLAELS, encoded by the coding sequence ATGCCGGAGCAGACCTTCGATGTATTTCTAGCCCATAACAGCAAAGATAAACCACTTATTCAGCAAATTTATAAGAAGTTGAGAGAGCGAGGAATCAAACCCTGGCTGGATACAGAAAGGATTGCCCCAGGAGATTCTCTTCTTGAAAAAATTCAAGAAGCAATTATCCAAAGCAAAACAGCGGCTATATGTATTGGTTCAACAGGCGTAGGGAAATGGCAATCCCTTGAAGCTCAAACATTCATTGGCCTATGCATACAACAAGGTGTCAAGGTGATTCCTGTATTGCTTCCAAGTGTTAAGAGCGTGCCAAATGAGCTATTTATTTTACAAAACTTTCGTTTTGTTCAATTTGAAGAAAACTTAGATGATGAACAAGACTTTGATCTTTTGGAGTGGGGAATTACCGGAGTTAAGCGTGAATCGCTTGCCAGCCTTCCTTTAGATGTATCTAACTCAGAGGATCAAGCATCCTCACTGGATCTTCTTCAGCAATGCGATCCTACTAAAATTCTCTTCATTAAAAATGTCAAAGATCCTTCAGGTCGATGGGCTTATTTGATAGATGGTGTTTTACCATCGAAGACTCCCATTTTTGAACTCATGTGGCGTCCAAACGGTCGTGGCATTGATCGACCCAAGGCAGGAGATCTGATGCTTCTGCATCAGCAGGCAAAAGTGACTCATCTTGTTGAGTTCTTAGATGAGGACATTAGAAAAACAGATGTAGGAAATTTTCGATTAGTTAAAGTGATTTGGATGCCTAAGCACAAAGATTGGCACCTTCTACCTCATCAAAAAGAGATTTTAGGTTTTGATCCTAAATATAGGGATGGCAACACTCATTCCTTTAGAAGCCCTAACTTCATCAGGTTCAATCAAGCCTGGAAAGAATTGAAGGATTTTCAATATAACCTATTAGAGCATTTAGCTGAACTTAGTTAA
- a CDS encoding type II toxin-antitoxin system MqsA family antitoxin, with translation MNCVICKPGQTQPGLVTVALEREGAIVVLEWVPADVCEDCGEYYLSDDVTGELLERANAPD, from the coding sequence ATGAACTGTGTAATTTGTAAGCCAGGACAAACTCAGCCCGGACTGGTTACGGTTGCCTTAGAACGAGAAGGGGCGATCGTTGTACTTGAGTGGGTGCCTGCTGACGTTTGTGAGGACTGCGGCGAATATTACCTCAGTGATGATGTAACTGGGGAATTGCTGGAACGGGCGAACGCACCTGACTAA
- a CDS encoding nucleotidyltransferase family protein: MAKETLKRGKVLEMLHQLKPVLAERYGVTRLGIFGSVARDQATDISDVDVVVEMAPDLFAMVHVKEHLQSALQVPVDIVRYRVTMNQRLKQRIDQEAVYV; the protein is encoded by the coding sequence ATGGCTAAAGAGACACTTAAACGCGGCAAAGTTTTAGAGATGCTGCACCAACTCAAGCCTGTTTTAGCAGAACGGTATGGTGTCACTCGCCTAGGAATCTTTGGCTCTGTCGCTAGAGATCAAGCTACAGACATCAGCGATGTGGATGTGGTAGTCGAAATGGCACCCGATCTCTTCGCGATGGTTCATGTCAAAGAGCATCTCCAAAGCGCTTTGCAAGTACCCGTAGATATTGTCAGATATAGAGTGACAATGAACCAAAGGCTAAAACAACGCATTGATCAGGAAGCGGTTTATGTCTGA
- a CDS encoding FAD-dependent oxidoreductase yields MENSGQKRVVVVGAGWAGLGSAYHLARQGYAVTLLEAGAYPGGLVAGWQTPQGRAVEAGIHGFWYPYRNIFALTDHLGIQPFTDWTRSAQYSPHGLEVESPLFQAQPYLPTPLGTFLYTDFKRLPLIDRLSALPLLQALIDFDNSDAAWQKYDRITARELFRQYGVSSRLYHESFEPMLLVGLFAPGEQCSAAAALGMLYYFILAHQPDFDVRWCRGTVGAQIFRPWTEAIERAGGKILANHRVSDVNVEQNRVTAVVCGDEVFEADAVVFAVGISGLKKIVEQSAALRDRQEFRDIRNLGAIDVLAARLWLDRKVEIPRPSNACFGFHPTTGWTFFDLNALHDEYRDEPGTVVEADYYHANQLLPLDDDQAIAQVQQDLGGCIPAFGEAKVIDRAVVRIPQGVTHFAPGSYRYLLPATTSFDNLFMAGDWIVTRHGSWSQEKAYVTGLEAANHVIATLGQGQPAEILPVIPDEPHIQALRSVNRLVRQGLQGLPQFWLP; encoded by the coding sequence ATGGAAAACAGTGGACAGAAGCGGGTAGTGGTGGTTGGCGCTGGCTGGGCAGGGTTAGGATCCGCCTACCACCTGGCCCGTCAGGGCTACGCGGTGACGCTGCTCGAAGCCGGAGCCTACCCCGGCGGGCTGGTGGCGGGCTGGCAAACGCCCCAGGGGCGCGCTGTCGAGGCCGGGATTCACGGGTTCTGGTACCCCTACCGCAACATTTTTGCCCTCACCGACCACCTGGGCATTCAGCCCTTTACCGACTGGACGCGATCGGCCCAGTATTCGCCTCACGGCCTGGAGGTCGAGTCGCCGCTGTTTCAGGCCCAGCCCTACCTGCCCACGCCCCTGGGCACCTTTCTCTATACCGACTTCAAGCGGCTGCCGCTGATCGATCGCCTCTCGGCCCTGCCCCTGCTGCAAGCGCTGATCGACTTCGACAACTCCGACGCGGCCTGGCAAAAGTACGATCGCATCACCGCCCGCGAGCTGTTTCGCCAGTACGGCGTATCGTCGCGGCTCTACCACGAGTCGTTTGAGCCGATGCTGCTGGTGGGGCTGTTTGCCCCCGGAGAGCAGTGCTCGGCGGCAGCGGCGCTGGGCATGCTCTACTACTTCATCCTGGCCCACCAGCCCGATTTTGATGTGCGCTGGTGCCGGGGCACGGTGGGGGCACAGATCTTTCGGCCCTGGACGGAGGCGATCGAGCGGGCCGGGGGCAAAATTCTCGCCAATCACCGGGTATCGGATGTGAACGTCGAGCAGAACCGGGTAACAGCGGTGGTCTGCGGAGATGAGGTGTTTGAGGCCGATGCGGTGGTGTTTGCCGTGGGCATTAGCGGGCTGAAGAAGATTGTGGAGCAGTCGGCGGCGCTGCGCGATCGCCAGGAGTTCCGTGACATTCGCAACCTGGGGGCGATCGACGTGCTGGCGGCGCGGCTGTGGCTCGATCGCAAAGTCGAGATTCCCCGCCCCTCCAACGCCTGCTTTGGCTTTCACCCCACCACGGGGTGGACGTTCTTTGACCTCAACGCCCTGCACGATGAGTACCGCGACGAACCGGGCACCGTGGTTGAGGCCGACTACTACCACGCCAACCAGCTGCTGCCTTTGGATGACGACCAGGCGATCGCCCAGGTGCAGCAAGACTTGGGCGGGTGCATTCCTGCCTTTGGCGAAGCGAAGGTGATCGATCGCGCTGTGGTGCGCATTCCCCAGGGGGTGACGCACTTTGCCCCCGGCAGCTACCGCTACCTGCTGCCCGCCACCACCAGCTTCGACAACCTGTTTATGGCGGGCGATTGGATTGTCACTCGCCACGGATCTTGGTCGCAGGAGAAGGCCTACGTGACCGGGCTAGAGGCCGCGAACCATGTGATTGCAACGCTGGGTCAGGGGCAGCCTGCGGAGATTCTGCCCGTGATTCCGGATGAGCCGCATATTCAGGCGCTTCGATCGGTCAATCGTTTGGTACGACAGGGGTTGCAGGGGCTGCCTCAGTTTTGGCTACCGTAG
- a CDS encoding Uma2 family endonuclease encodes MVTLELRQIEVPLGKSLVLRDVSWAEFEAILAELGNHRSTRIAYDDGFLEMMAPLPEHEYFKQSISTAIEDMAEVLEQDYECYGSTTWRRKAQQAGIEPDNCFYFQNEALVRGKLEFDLDRDPPPDLALEIDLTSKSLDRFPIYARLGVPEIWCYDSGVLTIYLLEGDRYATSEQSRVFPTLDIRALPQLIESQRSAGRLALRRSVREWVKGQGKSD; translated from the coding sequence ATGGTCACCCTTGAGCTACGCCAAATTGAGGTACCCCTGGGCAAGAGCCTGGTGCTGCGCGACGTGAGCTGGGCCGAGTTCGAAGCCATCCTGGCTGAGCTAGGAAACCACCGCAGCACCCGCATCGCCTACGACGATGGTTTTTTAGAGATGATGGCCCCCCTGCCCGAGCATGAGTATTTCAAGCAGTCGATTAGTACAGCCATTGAAGATATGGCTGAGGTGCTAGAGCAAGATTACGAGTGCTACGGCTCGACCACCTGGCGTCGTAAAGCTCAACAGGCGGGCATAGAACCCGACAATTGCTTCTATTTCCAAAACGAGGCGCTGGTGCGAGGCAAACTGGAGTTTGACCTCGACCGCGACCCGCCCCCCGATCTCGCCCTCGAAATCGATCTCACCAGCAAATCCCTCGATCGCTTTCCCATCTATGCGCGGCTGGGCGTACCCGAGATCTGGTGCTACGACAGCGGTGTGCTGACAATTTATCTGCTGGAAGGCGATCGCTACGCGACATCAGAGCAAAGCCGAGTGTTTCCCACGTTGGATATTCGCGCCCTGCCGCAGCTAATTGAATCGCAGCGATCAGCAGGTCGGCTGGCCCTGCGGCGATCGGTTAGAGAATGGGTGAAGGGTCAGGGGAAGAGTGATTAA
- the gntK gene encoding gluconokinase gives MADQNYIIGVDIGTTSTKSVLFTEAGKVVGKALVTYPLYTPDVATAEQDPEEILAAVVKTVQRLMESYVLNPSQVLGLCFSSAMHSLILVDASGQPLTRSITWADNRSAGWEKRIKADMEGHGVYRRTGTPIHPMSPLVKLAWLRHEQPELFQRAARFISIKEYVFYRLLGRYVVDHSIATAMGLLNLETLDWDAGALAIAGITPDALSELVPTTAVLTGLKPAMAEAMGLRVETPIVAGASDGVLSNLGVGAISPGLVAVTVGTSGAVRAVVDRPMTDPQERLFCYPLTEHHWVIGGAVNNGGIALRWVRDQLADAEVATAKRLGQDVYGLLTRMAGAVPAGSEGLLFHPYLMGERSPLWNANARASVFGLSVKHTKSHLVRSVLEGIVYNLYLVLKALEDFAGPATLVQATGGFAESPLWRQMMADIFNREVTIPEHYESSCLGAAVLGLYALGRVPSLDAVTTMIGETYRHQPLPENVRAYQKILPVFEHLTVVFEREYDAIAALQAELGDINLP, from the coding sequence ATGGCCGATCAAAACTACATCATCGGGGTCGATATTGGCACCACCAGCACCAAGTCGGTGCTGTTTACTGAGGCGGGCAAGGTGGTGGGCAAAGCCTTGGTCACCTACCCGCTCTACACCCCCGACGTCGCCACCGCTGAGCAAGACCCGGAAGAAATTTTGGCCGCCGTGGTCAAGACCGTCCAGCGGCTGATGGAGTCCTATGTGCTCAACCCCTCCCAGGTGTTGGGCCTCTGCTTTAGCTCGGCCATGCACAGTCTGATTTTGGTTGATGCCAGCGGTCAGCCCCTGACCCGCAGCATCACCTGGGCCGACAACCGCAGCGCCGGCTGGGAAAAGCGCATCAAGGCCGACATGGAGGGCCATGGGGTGTACCGCCGCACGGGCACCCCGATTCACCCGATGTCGCCCCTGGTCAAGCTGGCCTGGCTGCGCCACGAGCAGCCGGAGCTATTTCAGCGGGCGGCGCGGTTTATTTCGATCAAAGAATACGTGTTTTATCGGCTGCTGGGCCGCTACGTGGTCGATCACTCCATTGCTACGGCCATGGGCCTGCTGAATCTTGAGACGCTAGATTGGGATGCGGGGGCGCTGGCGATCGCTGGCATCACCCCCGATGCTCTCTCTGAACTGGTGCCCACCACCGCCGTGCTCACCGGGCTCAAGCCCGCCATGGCCGAGGCCATGGGCCTGCGGGTCGAGACGCCGATCGTTGCCGGGGCCAGCGACGGGGTGCTGTCGAACCTGGGGGTGGGGGCGATTTCGCCGGGGCTGGTGGCGGTCACCGTGGGCACCAGCGGCGCGGTGCGGGCCGTGGTCGATCGCCCCATGACCGATCCCCAGGAGCGGCTGTTTTGCTACCCGCTCACCGAACACCACTGGGTGATCGGCGGCGCGGTCAACAACGGCGGCATTGCCCTGCGGTGGGTGCGCGACCAGCTGGCCGACGCCGAGGTGGCCACCGCCAAACGCCTGGGCCAGGACGTGTACGGCCTGCTGACCCGCATGGCCGGAGCGGTGCCTGCCGGTTCCGAAGGGCTGCTGTTTCACCCCTACCTGATGGGCGAGCGATCGCCCCTGTGGAATGCCAATGCGCGGGCCTCGGTGTTTGGCCTTAGCGTCAAACACACCAAGTCGCACCTGGTGCGATCGGTGCTGGAGGGCATTGTCTACAACCTCTACCTGGTGCTCAAGGCGCTGGAGGATTTTGCTGGCCCCGCCACCCTGGTGCAGGCCACGGGGGGCTTTGCCGAGTCGCCCCTGTGGCGGCAGATGATGGCCGATATCTTTAACCGCGAGGTGACGATCCCGGAGCACTACGAAAGCTCCTGCCTGGGGGCGGCAGTGCTGGGCCTCTACGCCCTGGGCCGGGTGCCTTCCCTCGATGCGGTGACCACGATGATTGGCGAAACCTATCGTCACCAGCCGCTGCCTGAGAATGTGCGGGCCTACCAGAAGATCTTGCCGGTGTTCGAGCACCTGACGGTGGTATTTGAGCGAGAATACGATGCGATCGCCGCCCTGCAAGCCGAACTGGGCGACATCAACTTGCCCTAA
- a CDS encoding DUF2283 domain-containing protein, which translates to MKIQYFPDTDTLSIRLNDSPSTESEEIAPDVVVDFDENGGVVGMEIDLASSKVDLKSLDLKGLLIPELLSK; encoded by the coding sequence ATGAAAATTCAATACTTCCCGGACACAGATACGCTGTCGATTCGGCTGAATGACTCCCCCAGCACTGAGTCGGAGGAAATTGCGCCGGATGTGGTGGTTGATTTTGATGAGAATGGCGGTGTTGTAGGTATGGAGATTGACCTGGCTTCGTCAAAGGTCGATTTGAAAAGTTTGGACTTGAAAGGGCTACTTATTCCGGAACTGCTTTCAAAGTAG
- a CDS encoding TspO/MBR family protein → MSSKKFVKSGVNTVMGVNEATRDTTVQTDLANPKWDKRATLIYLGATLAQVAAMTALLGAMDGAFGYFNLGALAPWATTAIACAFFAVVTLRSRLFSPLDNTRNSGRYTSLQRPGWAPPPLAFPIVWMSIAVLRVVSAYLVWSAMGQTFLSWPLILYVAHLSLGDTWNTIFTVEGRLGAAVPMVIVGPLLSVAVLTVGYFQVVPLAGWVILPSLVWLAIATALCISLWRLNGQEPLYPVIAKANS, encoded by the coding sequence ATGAGCAGTAAGAAATTTGTGAAAAGCGGCGTTAATACGGTGATGGGGGTCAACGAAGCCACCCGCGACACTACCGTCCAGACCGATTTGGCCAATCCCAAATGGGACAAAAGGGCGACGCTGATCTACCTGGGGGCGACCCTTGCCCAGGTAGCCGCCATGACCGCGCTGCTGGGGGCCATGGATGGGGCCTTTGGGTACTTCAATCTGGGTGCACTGGCTCCCTGGGCAACGACGGCCATCGCCTGCGCGTTTTTTGCCGTCGTGACGCTGCGATCGCGCCTCTTCTCCCCGCTCGACAACACCCGCAACAGCGGTCGCTACACCTCGCTTCAGCGTCCGGGCTGGGCACCGCCGCCCTTGGCCTTCCCCATCGTGTGGATGAGCATTGCCGTGCTGCGGGTGGTTTCGGCCTACCTGGTGTGGTCGGCGATGGGGCAAACCTTTTTGAGCTGGCCGCTGATTCTCTACGTGGCCCACCTCAGCCTGGGCGACACCTGGAATACCATTTTCACCGTTGAAGGTCGCCTGGGGGCGGCGGTGCCCATGGTGATTGTGGGGCCGCTGCTCTCGGTGGCGGTGCTTACAGTCGGCTATTTTCAGGTGGTGCCCCTGGCGGGGTGGGTGATTTTGCCGTCGCTGGTTTGGCTTGCGATCGCCACCGCCCTCTGCATCAGCCTCTGGCGCTTGAACGGCCAGGAACCTCTGTATCCGGTCATCGCCAAAGCCAACTCGTAG
- a CDS encoding HepT-like ribonuclease domain-containing protein translates to MQDDEGIDRLDGIAMMLIWMGESIKNLEKLGGRDLLDAHPEVDWKGAKGTRDILSHHYEDIDAEVVFYICDRHLNSIKTAIAAMIQQLENL, encoded by the coding sequence GTGCAAGATGATGAGGGCATAGACAGGCTCGATGGCATTGCTATGATGCTTATTTGGATGGGAGAGAGTATTAAAAATTTAGAGAAGCTGGGAGGACGAGATTTGCTAGACGCACATCCAGAAGTTGACTGGAAGGGTGCTAAAGGTACTCGCGATATTCTCAGCCATCATTACGAAGATATAGATGCAGAGGTCGTTTTTTATATTTGCGATCGCCACCTCAACTCTATCAAGACAGCAATCGCCGCGATGATTCAGCAGCTAGAGAACCTATGA